The Pseudomonas entomophila genome segment GCAGTACAGGCGCTCGTCATCGACATCACGCCCCAACAGGGCAAGGTCGGCCTGGTAGCTGAACAGCCGGGCCAGCGACGCGTCGGTGTTGCCGGTCTCGATCTTCACCTGGATGCCCGGGTAACGCTGGCAGAAGCGCGCAATCTGCGGCAGCACGTGCACCGGGGCATCCACTGCCAGCACCAGGCTGCCGGTGTGCAGGGCGCGGGAGTCCTGCAGCAGTTCAACGGCCTCCGCCTCGCAGGCGAACAGGCGCTGGGTCACCCCCAGCAGGCGCTCGCCCAGGTCGGTCAGTTGCACCGAGCGCTTGTTGCGATGGAACAGCAGCACCCCAAAGCGCTCCTCCAGTTTGCGCACCTGGTCGGACACCGCCGGCTGGGTGAGGAACAGCCGTTCGGCCGCACGGGTGAAGCTGCCCTGTTCGGCGACGGCGTGAAAAGCCTTGAGTTGAGCGTGGGAGACCGACATCGAGCACTCCTGTTAAAAGCTGGACTTATAAGTGAAATACGATAAATCGATTTTATTTATCAGTCTGCACCTGTTTCCATATCTTTCAACCCCGGACAGACCGCCACAAGCGGCCTTCAAGGGCCATGGCCTCGCCCAGGTCGCGCCAGACCGCCGAGCCATCTGACCAGGTGACGTCCCTCCGTCACGCAGTGCGCAACACAACAACAAGACAGGCGTTTCTTCACATTCTGCCGGCACACTCAAGCAAGAGGTCAGATCCACATGAATCATTCACTTGGCGCCATCAAGCGGTGGCGCATGCAGATCTTCGCGATCACCTGGCTGGCTTACGCCGCCTTCTACTTCACCCGCAAGGCCTTCTCGGTGGCCAAGCTCGGCATCGCTGAAGACCCGACGTTCATGCTCGACAAGGCCGCCATGGCCAACCTCGATGCGATCTACCTGGCTGCCTATGCCGTGGGCCAGTTCACTTGGGGCATGCTCGCCGATCGCTTCGGGCCACGGGTGGTGGTGCTGGGTGGCTTGTTGATCTCGGCCATCGCCGCCGTGGTGATGGGCAGCTACGCGACCTTCCCAATCTTCGCCACCTGCATGCTGATACAAGGCCTGGCGCAGTCCACCGGTTGGGCGGGGTTGTGCAAGAACATCGGCAGTTTTTTCCCCGCCTTGCAGCGCGGGCGGGTACTTGGGCTGTGGAGCTCGTGCTACGCCTTCGGTGGCTTGGTCGCCTCGCCGTTCGCCGGCTGGTGGGCCTACACCCTGGTCGGCACCTGGCACGCGGCGTTCTTCTCCAGCGCCGCGGTGGTGGCCGGCGTGGCCGTGCTGTTCTTTATCTTCCAGCGCAACAAGCCTGAAGATGTCGGCTTGCCGGCGGTGGAGCCGGAGCCCCAGAGCATGGCCCCGGGCACGCACCTGTGCAGCGTCTGGGCGCCCTTGCGCGAGATCCTGCGCAACCGCACGGTGCTCACCCTGGGGCTTGCCTACTTCATGTTGAAGCCCGCGCGCTACGCCATCCTGCTCTGGGGGCCGGTGATCGTCTTCGAGCAGATGCCGTCGGTGGGCAAGGTGGGCGCGGCGATCATCCCCACCGCCTTCGAGCTGGCCGGGCTGCTCGGGCCGATCATCATCGGCCTGGCATCGGACAAGTTGTTCGGTGCCAGGCGCATGCCAGCCTGTGTGATCAGCCTGGTGCTGCTGACCGTGACCCTGGCGGGCTTCATGGCGGCGATGCACAGCGGCAGCGTGGCGCTGGTGGTGGCCTTGCTGTTCGTGATGGGCCTGACCCTGTACGGCCCGGACTCGATGATCAGCGGTGCCGCGGCCATCGACTTCGGCACTGCCAAGGCCGGCGCTACGGCGGCAGGTTTCGTCAACGGTTGCGGCTCGGTGGGCGCGGTGCTTGGCGGCTTGCTGCCGGGGTACTTCGACAGCGTCACGGTGTTCATGATCTTCGCCGGCACCGCGCTGTTCTCCGCCCTGGTGCTGCTGCCGCACTGGAACAGCCGCCCGGCGACCGCCCCACAAGCCAGCGATGTGGCACCCAACACCGGCATGGCGATCAAGCCACTGCGTACCTAGAGGAAAGCGAGTAGATGAGACCCTTCTGGCTGCAACAGGCCCTGGATCAGGAAGACGAAGCGTTGTGCCCGCCGCTGCAAGGCGATGCCCGCTGCGACGTGTGCATCGTCGGGGGGGGCTACACCGGGCTGTGGACGGCCCTGATGCTCAAGGAACAGGCGCCGCAGCTCGATGTGCTGCTGGTCGAGGCGGACATCTGCGGCGCCGGGGCCAGTGGCCGCAACGGTGGCTGCGCGCTGTCCTGGTCGGCCAAGTACTTCACCTTGGAGCGCCTGTTCGGGGTGGCGGAGGCGATACGCCTGGTGCGTGAGTCGGAACGCAGCATCGAAGCCATCGGCGCGTTTTGCCGCGCCAATGGCATCCACTGCGACTACCGCATGGACGGTACCTTGTACACCGCCACCAATCAGGCCCAGGTTGGCGGCACCGATGCGGTGATCGCCGCGTTGGAGCAGAAGGGGATCAATTCCTTCCAGCGCTTGCCGTTGGAGCAGGTGCAACGGTTGGCCGGCTCCGGCCGCCACCTCGAAGGCTGGTACTCACCGGCCGCGGCCACGGTGCAACCCGGGCGGCTGGTGCGTGGTCTGCGCCGGGTCGCCCTGCAGCGTGGCGTGCGCATTCATGAGGGCACCGCGATGACCGGGCTGGAACATGGCGCCCCGGTACAGGTTCGCACCCGGGCTGGGACCATTCGTGCCGACCGCGTGGTGCTTGGCCTCAATGCCTGGATGGCACGGGCCTTCCCGCAGTTCGAGCGCAGCGTGGCGATTGTCTCCAGCGACATGGTGGTCACCGAGCCATGCCCGGAGCTGCTGCGTCAGATCGGCCTTGACAGCGGGGTCAGCGTGCTCGACTCGCGGATCTTCGTGCATTACTACCACAACACCTCCGATGGCCGGCTGATGCTTGGCAAAGGGGGCAACACCTTCGCCTATGGCGGGCGCATGTTGCCGGTGTTCGACCAGCCATCACCGTATCGGCCATTGCTGCACGAAAGCCTGGCGGATTTCTTCCCGGCGTTGGCCGACGTGCCCTTGGCAGCCAGCTGGAACGGCCCTTCGGATCGCTCGGTGACCGGCCTGCCGTTCTTCGGTCGGCTCGACGGGCAGGGCAACGTGTTCTATGGCTTTGGTTACTCCGGTAGCGGTGTCGGGCCGTGCCACATGGGGGGGCAGATCCTGGCGTCGCTGACGCTGGGCCAGGACAATGACTGGACCCGCTCGCCGCTGGTCAAGGGGCCGCTGGGGCAGTTCCCGCCGGAACCGATCCGCTACCTGGGGTCATTGATGGTGCGCAACGCCATCCGGCGCAAGGAGCGGGCCGAGGACCACGGCGTGCGACCGCGCCGGCTGGATGTGCGGCTGGCGCGGTTCGCGGCGGCGGCGGGCAAGGCGGACAAGGGCTGAGCGGCGCTTCAGCGCAGCTCGATCTGCGCGCACAGCCCGCCCCCCAGGCGATTGCTCAGGGTCAGGTTGCCGCCCATGGACTGGATCAATTGGTGGGCAATCGCCAGCCCCAGCCCGGTGCCGCCGGTGCTGCGGTTACGCGAGGCCTCGACGCGGTAGAACGGCTTGAGCACTTCGTCCAGCTCGTCCGCCGGGATGCCCGGGCCGTCATCGAGCACGCGGATCAGCATCACCCCCTGTTCGTGGTTCACTTCCAGGTGTGCGGCGCCGGCGAATTTCAGGGCGTTGTCCACCAGGTTCACCAGTACGCGACGCAGGGCGTGGGGGCGGGTTTGCAGGGTGGCCTGGGCGCTGCCGTGGAGGTCCACCTTGGCGCCGCTGTCCTGGTAGTCGAAGACCAGGCTGTTGAGGAAGGCGTCGAGGTTGACCCGGCAGGGCGCCTCGGTACTGCTGTCCATGCTGCGGGCGTAGGCCACGCCCTCGCGCACCAGGTGCTCCATGGCATCCAGGTCGTGCCACAGTTTTTCCTTCTCCAACCCTTCGTCCATCTGTTCCACCCGCAGCTTCATGCGCGTGATCGGGGTCTGCAGGTCGTGGGAAATGGCGGCCAGCAGTTGCATGCGCTCCTTGAGATAGGCGGCGATACGCGCCTGCAGGGCATTGAAGGCGACCGCGGCGTAACGCACCTCGTTCGGGCCGCTCTCGTCGAGCAGTGGCCCGGGGCTGTTCGGGTCGAGGTTGTCGACGGCCTGCACCAGGCGGGTCAGTGGCCCGATGGCCAGGCGTACCGCCAGCCAGGTGCACGACAGCAGTACCAGCAACTGGATCAACAGGACACCCGGTAGCCAGGTGGCCACCGGCACTGACGTCGGGGTGACATCAATGGTCAGAGGGGCGCCATCGGCCAGGCGCAGGTGGGTCTGGAAATGCGCATTGGGGCCGAGAATCTCCCGGAACGTCAGGTGGTATCGGCCGCCGATGGCCTTGACGATCGACTCCGCGGCCAGGGGCGGGTCGGCAGTCGGCATCGCGGTGCCTCGCAAGCCATCATCCAGGCGGTAGCGGTAGGTACGTCGTTCCAGCCGCGCAAGCCAGGCTGGTCGTTCAGCCGCTGGCAGGCGGTCGAGGATGGCCACCGAGGTGGCGACGTCCATTTCCAGGTTGCTGAGCATCATCGAGCGGCTGCTGATATAGCGCTCGTAGGCTTGCAAGCTGAACGACAGGCCGTAGGCCAGCACCAGGCCTGTGAAGAAGATCAGCGCCAGGCGCGAGGCCAGGCTGCGCGGCCACTTCATGTCGACGCCCCCAGCAGTTGCACCGCCAGCGAGAACACATAGCCTTCGCTGCGCACGGTCTTGATGCAGGTGGGCTCGCGGGCGTCATCGCCCAGGCGCTGGCGCAGGCGGCTGACCAGCAGGTCGATGGAGCGGTCGAAGATGTCCGCTTCGCGGCCCTGGGTGAGGTTGAGCAACTGTTCGCGGCTGAGCACCCGCTGCGGGTGGTCGAGGAACACCCGCAGCAGGCGATATTCGGCGCCCGACAACGCCACCAGGGTACCCTCGCTGTCCAGCAGGTGCCGCGCGGTGGTGTCCAGGCGCCAGGGGCCGAAGGCGATCAGCTGGCTGCTTTCACTGATGGTGAGGTTGGGCGGCAGCATGCGGGTGCGGCGCAGCACCGCGTTGATTCGCGCCAGCAGCTCGCGGGCGGAGAAGGGCTTGGTGAGGTAGTCGTCGGCGCCCATTTCCAGGCCGATGATGCGGTCGGTCTCGTCGTTGCGCGCTGTGAGCATCAGCACCGGCGTGTTGCGGTGCTTGCTGGCGCGCAGTTCGCGACACAGCAGCAGGCCATCGTCGCCCGGCATCATGATGTCAAGGACGACCAGGTCGACCGTGTTGTTCTCCAGGAAGGCGCGCATCTGCCGCCCGTCGGCAACGATGCTGGTGCGCAGGCCGTTCTTCTTCAGGTAGTTGCTGACCAGTTCGCGGATCTCGCGGTCGTCGTCGACGATCAGGATGTGATCGACGTGTTCCATTGGGCGGTGTCCTTGTGCAGGGGGCGTGAGCGCAGTCTACCGAGGCGATGCCGGCTTGCCTGCCTCGGTTTGTATTGCAGTGTATCCGCTGTAGCTGTTGTTACAGCATGAGGCATGGCGGCCGGTGGGCCGACACAAGCGGGATACCTGGCGGGCATCCAATGGCGCTACGGGGAAGCACACGCCTTCCCATTTCAAGCCGCACGAGGAGATACACCATGAACGCCAAGGCCTTTGCCCGTGTCAGCCTTTTCGCCCTGCTCAGCCTGGGGGCTATCGCCGCGCAAGCCGCCACCCAGCAAGCCCCGAAGGCCATGCCGTACCACTACGGGGAGCGCTTGGATGTGAAGAAAGTGTTGTCGATCCAGACTGACCCCAACGTCAGTTGCGGGGTGGCCAACTCGCGCATGAACTACCTCGACTCCCAGGGCCGTCAGCATGACCTGCAGTACCTGACCTACGCCACCGATGGCTGCCACGAACACTGATCGGGAGCCTGGCCGATGACTTCGATACCTGGCGGCGCCAGGCGCCGCCCAGGGCGCGTGTCGCTGGTCGCCGTGGCGGCCACCTGCGCCTTGGCTGGCCTGGCCCTGGCGGCCCGGTCGCCTGCGCCTGACCTGGGGGCCATGCCCGCGTTGACCGGTGCGCAGCAGTGGCTCAATTCACCACCGCTGGATGCCGCTTCGCTCAAGGGCAGGGTAGTGCTGGTCGACTTCTGGACCTATGACTGCATCAACTGCCGGCGCAGCCTGCCGCATGTCAACGACTGGGCTCGGCGCTACGCCGACCAGGGGTTGGTGGTGATCGGGGTGCACACACCGGAGTACGACTACGAGCACGATGTCGGCAACCTGCGCACGCAGGTCCGGCAGTTGGGGATCGACTACCCCGTGGCGGTGGACAATGACTACCGCATCTGGAACGCCTGGGGCAACCAGTTCTGGCCCGCGCACTATTTCGTCGACCGCCGGGGCCAGGTCCGTCATGTGCATTTTGGCGAGGGGGACTATGCCGGCCAGGAACAGGTGATCCAGCAATTGCTGAGCGAGCGGGAGTGACCCTGCCCTGGGGAAAGTGGTCGATCAGCGAACGGAATGTACCAGTTGGAACATAAAGCTTTGTTCATCCCAGGGGTTCTCTTCTAGAATCCGCGCATGCCCAGGCGCCATGCCGGGCCATCGCCCGAGAGCCCCATGAGTTCCAGTACGCCGCTGTCCGGAGTCAACCAGCCGCTGCGCGGCATCGCCCTGGTGGTGGTGGCCACCTTCCTGTTTGCCAGCCATGATGGGCTTTCGAAGTTTCTCGGTGGCGTGTACCCGATCATCATGGTCGTGTGGGCGCGCTATGTGGTGCACACGTTGCTGATGGCCGGAATCTTCCTGCCCAAGGCCGGCCTTGCCGTGTTGCGCACCCGCCGGCCGCTGCTGCAAACCCTGCGCGCACTCAGCCTGCTCAGCACCAGCCTGTTGTTTACCGCTGGCCTGCAGTATTTGCCGCTGGCGGAGGCGACCTCGGTCAACTTCCTCGCGCCGGTGCTGGTCACCGCGTTGTCGGTGCCCTTGCTCAAGGAGCGGGTCACGCTGGGGCAATGGCTGGCGGTGGTGATGGGGTTCATCGGTGTGTTGGTGGTGGTTCACCCGGGGGGCGCCCTGTTCACGCCGGCCATCCTGTTCCCGTTCGGTTCGGCGCTGGGGTTCTGCTTCTATCAATTGCTCACGCGCAAGTTGGCGGCCCATGACAGCCCGACCACCAGCAACTTCTACGCGGGGTTGTGCAATACCGTGATCATGACGGCGCTGGTGCCGTTCTTCTGGCAGGTGCCGGCGTGGCCGCATGTGTTGTTGATGTTGGCGCTGGGCGGCTGCGGGATGACGGCGCACCTGCTGTTGACCCAGGCGTTCCGCCATGCGGCGCCGGCGTTGCTGGCGCCGTTCAGTTACTGCCAGATCGTTTTTGCCGGGTTGCTGGGGGCGGTGGTGTTCGGTCAGGTGCCGGATGGGATGAGCCTGGTGGGGATTTCGGTCATTTGCCTGAGCGGGTTGGCGGCGGCCTGGATGCAGCGGCGTGGTTAGGGTTTCGGGGGGCTGCCGATATTGTATCGCCGGCAAGCCGGCCCTTGCAGGGTGAGCACAGCGGTACCCTCCCAGGCATGACTGGCCCGAAACAACGCAGGAACCGGCTTTGCTGGCGAAGCGCCGCGCGGGCGGCGCTCGATCTACAGAGCACTGCAAGGCTACAGCCCAGCACCT includes the following:
- a CDS encoding DMT family transporter: MSSSTPLSGVNQPLRGIALVVVATFLFASHDGLSKFLGGVYPIIMVVWARYVVHTLLMAGIFLPKAGLAVLRTRRPLLQTLRALSLLSTSLLFTAGLQYLPLAEATSVNFLAPVLVTALSVPLLKERVTLGQWLAVVMGFIGVLVVVHPGGALFTPAILFPFGSALGFCFYQLLTRKLAAHDSPTTSNFYAGLCNTVIMTALVPFFWQVPAWPHVLLMLALGGCGMTAHLLLTQAFRHAAPALLAPFSYCQIVFAGLLGAVVFGQVPDGMSLVGISVICLSGLAAAWMQRRG
- a CDS encoding response regulator encodes the protein MEHVDHILIVDDDREIRELVSNYLKKNGLRTSIVADGRQMRAFLENNTVDLVVLDIMMPGDDGLLLCRELRASKHRNTPVLMLTARNDETDRIIGLEMGADDYLTKPFSARELLARINAVLRRTRMLPPNLTISESSQLIAFGPWRLDTTARHLLDSEGTLVALSGAEYRLLRVFLDHPQRVLSREQLLNLTQGREADIFDRSIDLLVSRLRQRLGDDAREPTCIKTVRSEGYVFSLAVQLLGAST
- a CDS encoding sensor histidine kinase, producing MKWPRSLASRLALIFFTGLVLAYGLSFSLQAYERYISSRSMMLSNLEMDVATSVAILDRLPAAERPAWLARLERRTYRYRLDDGLRGTAMPTADPPLAAESIVKAIGGRYHLTFREILGPNAHFQTHLRLADGAPLTIDVTPTSVPVATWLPGVLLIQLLVLLSCTWLAVRLAIGPLTRLVQAVDNLDPNSPGPLLDESGPNEVRYAAVAFNALQARIAAYLKERMQLLAAISHDLQTPITRMKLRVEQMDEGLEKEKLWHDLDAMEHLVREGVAYARSMDSSTEAPCRVNLDAFLNSLVFDYQDSGAKVDLHGSAQATLQTRPHALRRVLVNLVDNALKFAGAAHLEVNHEQGVMLIRVLDDGPGIPADELDEVLKPFYRVEASRNRSTGGTGLGLAIAHQLIQSMGGNLTLSNRLGGGLCAQIELR
- a CDS encoding FAD-dependent oxidoreductase, which gives rise to MRPFWLQQALDQEDEALCPPLQGDARCDVCIVGGGYTGLWTALMLKEQAPQLDVLLVEADICGAGASGRNGGCALSWSAKYFTLERLFGVAEAIRLVRESERSIEAIGAFCRANGIHCDYRMDGTLYTATNQAQVGGTDAVIAALEQKGINSFQRLPLEQVQRLAGSGRHLEGWYSPAAATVQPGRLVRGLRRVALQRGVRIHEGTAMTGLEHGAPVQVRTRAGTIRADRVVLGLNAWMARAFPQFERSVAIVSSDMVVTEPCPELLRQIGLDSGVSVLDSRIFVHYYHNTSDGRLMLGKGGNTFAYGGRMLPVFDQPSPYRPLLHESLADFFPALADVPLAASWNGPSDRSVTGLPFFGRLDGQGNVFYGFGYSGSGVGPCHMGGQILASLTLGQDNDWTRSPLVKGPLGQFPPEPIRYLGSLMVRNAIRRKERAEDHGVRPRRLDVRLARFAAAAGKADKG
- a CDS encoding MFS transporter gives rise to the protein MNHSLGAIKRWRMQIFAITWLAYAAFYFTRKAFSVAKLGIAEDPTFMLDKAAMANLDAIYLAAYAVGQFTWGMLADRFGPRVVVLGGLLISAIAAVVMGSYATFPIFATCMLIQGLAQSTGWAGLCKNIGSFFPALQRGRVLGLWSSCYAFGGLVASPFAGWWAYTLVGTWHAAFFSSAAVVAGVAVLFFIFQRNKPEDVGLPAVEPEPQSMAPGTHLCSVWAPLREILRNRTVLTLGLAYFMLKPARYAILLWGPVIVFEQMPSVGKVGAAIIPTAFELAGLLGPIIIGLASDKLFGARRMPACVISLVLLTVTLAGFMAAMHSGSVALVVALLFVMGLTLYGPDSMISGAAAIDFGTAKAGATAAGFVNGCGSVGAVLGGLLPGYFDSVTVFMIFAGTALFSALVLLPHWNSRPATAPQASDVAPNTGMAIKPLRT
- a CDS encoding thioredoxin family protein, producing the protein MTSIPGGARRRPGRVSLVAVAATCALAGLALAARSPAPDLGAMPALTGAQQWLNSPPLDAASLKGRVVLVDFWTYDCINCRRSLPHVNDWARRYADQGLVVIGVHTPEYDYEHDVGNLRTQVRQLGIDYPVAVDNDYRIWNAWGNQFWPAHYFVDRRGQVRHVHFGEGDYAGQEQVIQQLLSERE
- a CDS encoding DUF2790 domain-containing protein, whose translation is MNAKAFARVSLFALLSLGAIAAQAATQQAPKAMPYHYGERLDVKKVLSIQTDPNVSCGVANSRMNYLDSQGRQHDLQYLTYATDGCHEH
- a CDS encoding LysR substrate-binding domain-containing protein, giving the protein MSVSHAQLKAFHAVAEQGSFTRAAERLFLTQPAVSDQVRKLEERFGVLLFHRNKRSVQLTDLGERLLGVTQRLFACEAEAVELLQDSRALHTGSLVLAVDAPVHVLPQIARFCQRYPGIQVKIETGNTDASLARLFSYQADLALLGRDVDDERLYCVPMRRDPMVAFVSHQHPWASRGEISLADLDDTPLVLREPGSVTRQTLEEEMQRAGLRIRPAIQVEGREAAREAVVVGIGVGVVSAAEFGADARVCALPIVDCQRHLTETLVCLSEQRTRRVVATFLEMVREGL